From one Magnolia sinica isolate HGM2019 chromosome 18, MsV1, whole genome shotgun sequence genomic stretch:
- the LOC131233483 gene encoding geraniol 8-hydroxylase-like, protein MDLCNFLLYAISSYVFIHVLVVFALKSSSSKTNLPPGPKGLPLVGNLLMLGNRPHESLANLSKTHGPLMTLHLGCLTTVVVSSAEMTREVLQKNDHTFSGRIVIDAATTLSHPEGSMVFAQLGPHWRTLRRICNTQMFNPAKLDALQGLRRRQIKQMIEHLHESYAAARAIDVGRCAFTTVLNLIWNMMFSVDLVDHKLGLAQELKDLVWELMKIGGTPNLADYFPVLKPIDPQGLRRRTFKCFTKLHAIFDDKINQRLQSRSSPSQFPRTNDLLDVLLDYCEDNGSDFRHEHIKPLFLDIFTAGTETSSTTIEWTMAELLRNRHVLAKAQSEINEIIGREQAVDESDIARLPYLQAVVKETLRLHPPVPFLIPHRADATVELAGFTVPKHSQVLINTWAIGRDGHVWEDPLSFSPERFLESRVDFRGHDFQFIPFGAGRRICPGMPLADRVVHLILASFLQSFDWKLPEGVTPECLDMQEKLGITLNKVTPLLAIPCKFGSTT, encoded by the exons ATGGATCTCTGCAATTTCCTTCTCTATGCCATTTCTTCTTATGTTTTCATCCATGTATTGGTTGTTTTTGCTCTGAAGAGTTCCTCTTCCAAGACCAATCTCCCACCAGGACCCAAAGGCCTCCCTCTAGTGGGAAACCTCTTGATGCTAGGTAACAGGCCACATGAGTCCCTGGCTAATCTATCCAAGACCCATGGCCCCCTCATGACACTCCATCTCGGCTGCTTGACCACTGTAGTAGTCTCATCGGCCGAGATGACTAGGGAGGTCCTTCAGAAAAATGACCACACCTTCTCTGGTAGGATCGTCATAGACGCTGCTACGACCTTATCTCACCCTGAGGGTTCAATGGTATTTGCCCAACTAGGCCCACACTGGCGGACGCTCCGTAGGATATGCAACACTCAAATGTTCAATCCTGCAAAGCTGGATGCACTTCAAGGCCTTCGACGAAGGCAAATCAAACAGATGATAGAGCACTTGCACGAGAGCTATGCCGCAGCGCGTGCCATTGATGTGGGCCGGTGTGCCTTCACAACAGttttgaatttgatttggaaCATGATGTTCTCAGTCGATCTGGTGGACCACAAGTTAGGATTAGCACAAGAATTGAAGGATTTGGTGTGGGAGTTAATGAAGATAGGTGGGACGCCCAATCTGGCCGACTATTTCCCAGTGCTGAAACCAATTGATCCTCAAGGATTACGCCGTCGCACTTTCAAGTGTTTCACAAAGCTCCATGCCATTTTTGACGACAAGATCAATCAACGCCTACAATCAAGATCATCACCATCGCAATTTCCAAGAACCAATGATTTGTTGGATGTTCTTCTAGATTATTGTGAAGACAATGGCTCTGATTTCAGACATGAACACATTAAACCATTATTTCTG GACATTTTCACGGCAGGAACTGAAACAAGTTCAACCACAATAGAATGGACAATGGCTGAGCTGCTTCGCAACAGGCATGTATTGGCAAAGGCCCAATCAGAAATCAATGAGATCATAGGTCGAGAGCAGGCTGTGGATGAGTCCGATATTGCTCGACTCCCTTACTTACAAGCAGTAGTGAAGGAAACACTGCGGTTGCACCCACCAGTTCCATTTCTCATACCTCATAGAGCCGACGCGACGGTAGAACTTGCCGGATTTACAGTTCCCAAGCACAGCCAAGTGCTCATCAACACGTGGGCTATTGGTAGAGATGGCCATGTTTGGGAGGACCCACTTTCATTTTCCCCAGAGAGATTCTTGGAGTCTCGTGTAGACTTCAGAGGACACGATTTCCAGTTCATCCCGTTTGGGGCGGGCCGTCGTATCTGTCCAGGTATGCCTCTAGCAGATCGCGTTGTTCACCTGATTCTAGCTTCCTTTCTCCAATCCTTCGATTGGAAGCTTCCAGAGGGAGTGACACCGGAGTGTTTGGACATGCAAGAGAAGTTAGGAATCACCTTAAATAAGGTTACTCCTCTTCTTGCTATCCCCTGCAAATTTGGTTCTACCACTTGA